From the Lathyrus oleraceus cultivar Zhongwan6 chromosome 4, CAAS_Psat_ZW6_1.0, whole genome shotgun sequence genome, one window contains:
- the LOC127074119 gene encoding methylsterol monooxygenase 1-1, with translation MIPYHSLHEAEIALGRNLTFAETLWFNYSATKSDYFLFCHNILFLFLIFSLVPLPLVFLEIKRLYPFDSYKIQPKVRLSLNEMLNCYKDVMVMFFFVVGPLQLVSYPSIKMIGIRAGLPLPSGWEILSQLVVYFLVEDYTNYWIHRFLHNKWGYDKIHRVHHEYQAPIGFAAPYAHWAEILILGIPSFLGPALAPGHMITFWLWIALRQVEAIDTHSGYDFPWNPTKYIPFYGGSEHHDYHHYVGGQSQSNFASVFTYCDYIYGTDKGFRYQKKILQNLKEDLTNGAAQNRGSYEAQDYGKSE, from the exons ATGATCCCCTACCATTCTCTCCACGAAGCCGAGATCGCCCTCGGCCGCAACCTCACCTTCGCCGAAACCCTCTGGTTCAATTACTCCGCTACAAAATCCGATTACTTCCTCTTTTGCCACAACATTCTTTTCCTCTTTCTAATCTTCTCCCTCGTCCCTCTCCCACTCGTTTTTCTTGAAATCAAACGCTTGTACCCATTCGATTCTTACAAGATCCAGCCTAAAGTTCGGTTATCCCTCAATGAAATGCTCAATTGCTACAAAGATGTTATGGTTATGTTCTTCTTCGTCGTTGGTCCTCTTCAGCTCGTTTCATATCCTTCCATCAAG ATGATTGGAATTAGGGCAGGGTTACCGTTACCGTCTGGATGGGAGATCTTGTCGCAATTGGTGGTGTATTTTTTGGTGGAGGATTATACGAATTACTGGATCCATCGGTTTCTGCATAATAAATGGGGTTACGACAAgattcatcgtgttcatcatgaaTATCAAGCTCCGATTGGATTTGCGGCGCCTTATGCACACTGGGCGGAGATCTTGATACTTGGGATTCCGTCTTTTCTCGGACCTGCGTTGGCCCCGGGTCACATGATTACGTTTTGGTTGTGGATAGCATTGCGCCAAGTTGAAGCTATTGATACGCATAGCGG GTATGACTTCCCTTGGAATCCCACAAAATATATTCCATTTTATGGTGGCTCCGAGCATCATGATTACCATCATTATGTTGGAGGACAAAGCCAAAGCAATTTTGCATCAGTTTTCACGTACTGCGATTACATCTATGGAACTGACAAG GGTTTTCGGTATCAGAAGAAGATACTTCAAAAT CTGAAGGAAGATTTGACAAATGGTGCTGCACAGAATAGAGGATCATACGAAGCACAAGATTATGGTAAATCTGAGTGA